The Methylococcus sp. Mc7 genomic sequence GCCGTACCATCGAAGAAATGCGCGAGCACGCCAACTTCGTCCGGGTGACCACGGCCGGCATGCGCGAAAGCCATGTGCACGACGTGACCATCACCAAGGAAGCGCCGAACTACCGCCTCGACTGATCCCGGACCCCGCGAACCCCGATGACCGACATCCACGCCCAAAAAATCCTGATCCTGGATTTCGGCTCCCAATACACCCAGCTCATCGCGCGGCGGGTGCGGGAACTCGGGGTCTACAGCGAAATTCATCCCTACGACTGCGGCGACGGTTTCATCGCCGAATTCGCCCCGCAAGGCATCATCCTGTCCGGCGGACCCGAAAGCGTCACCGGCACGGACACGCCCCGCGCCCCGGCCTCGGTGTTCACGCGCGGCGTACCGGTGCTCGGCATCTGCTACGGCATGCAAACCATGGCGGCCCAGCTCGGCGGCAAGGTGGAAGCCGTCGAACACCGCGAATTCGGCTACGCCCAGGTCCGCGCCCGCGGCCACTCGCAGCTCCTGAACGAGATCGAGGACCACACCACCCCCGAAGGCTACGGGCTGCTCGACGTGTGGATGAGCCACGGCGACCAGGTCGTCGGGCTGCCGCCCGGCTTCAAGCTGATCGCCAGCACCGAGAGCGCGCCCATCGCCGGCATGGCGGACGAGGAACGCCGGTTCTACGCACTGCAGTTCCATCCGGAAGTGACCCACACCCGCCAGGGCAAGCGCATCCTGGAACGCTTCGTGCGCAAGCTGTGCCGGTGCGAGGCCCGCTGGACCACGGGCAACATCATCGAAGACGCCATCGCCAAGGTGCGGACCAAGGTCGGCGCCGAACGCGTGGTGCTCGGCCTGTCCGGCGGCGTGGACTCGTCCGTGGTCGCCGCCCTGCTGCAGCATGCCATCGGCGAACAACTGACCTGCGTGTTCGTCGACACCGGACTGCTGCGCCTCAACGAAGGCGACCAGGTCATGGCCACTTTCGCCGAGCACATGGGCGTGCGGGTGATCCGGGTCAACGCCGAAGGCCGCTTCCTGAATGCCTTGCAAGGCGTTGCCGACCCCGAGGACAAACGCAAGATCATCGGCCGCCTGTTCGTGGAAATCTTCGACGAAGAGGCCGCGAAGATCGAAGACGCCCGCTGGCTGGCGCAGGGCACGATCTACCCCGACGTGATCGAATCCGCCGGCTCCAAGACCGGCAAGGCGCACGTCATCAAGTCCCACCACAACGTGGGCGGCCTGCCGGAAACCATGAACCTGCGGCTGGTCGAGCCGCTGCGCGAGCTGTTCAAGGACGAGGTCCGCCAGATCGGCCTCGAACTCGGCCTGCCGTACGAGATGGTCTACCGCCATCCCTTCCCCGGGCCAGGCCTCGGCGTGCGCATCCTCG encodes the following:
- the guaA gene encoding glutamine-hydrolyzing GMP synthase yields the protein MTDIHAQKILILDFGSQYTQLIARRVRELGVYSEIHPYDCGDGFIAEFAPQGIILSGGPESVTGTDTPRAPASVFTRGVPVLGICYGMQTMAAQLGGKVEAVEHREFGYAQVRARGHSQLLNEIEDHTTPEGYGLLDVWMSHGDQVVGLPPGFKLIASTESAPIAGMADEERRFYALQFHPEVTHTRQGKRILERFVRKLCRCEARWTTGNIIEDAIAKVRTKVGAERVVLGLSGGVDSSVVAALLQHAIGEQLTCVFVDTGLLRLNEGDQVMATFAEHMGVRVIRVNAEGRFLNALQGVADPEDKRKIIGRLFVEIFDEEAAKIEDARWLAQGTIYPDVIESAGSKTGKAHVIKSHHNVGGLPETMNLRLVEPLRELFKDEVRQIGLELGLPYEMVYRHPFPGPGLGVRILGEVRKAYADLLRRADAIFIEELYRHDLYDKVSQAFAVFLPVKSVGVMGDGRRYDYVIALRAVETVDFMTARWAHLPYDFLDLVSRRIINEIPGISRVTYDISGKPPATIEWE